A genomic window from Scophthalmus maximus strain ysfricsl-2021 chromosome 17, ASM2237912v1, whole genome shotgun sequence includes:
- the LOC118288878 gene encoding methionine-R-sulfoxide reductase B1-A-like, with protein sequence MTFCSFFGGEVYKDHFKPGVYVCTKCDHQLFSSRSKYEHSSPWPAFTETIHEDSVSKYKERPGAYKVSCGKCGNGLGHEFVNDGPAKGSSRFUIFSSSLKFVPKDKVDGQ encoded by the exons ATGACGTTCTGCTCCTTCTTCGGCGGCGAGGTTTACAAAGACCACTTCAAACCAG GGGTTTATGTTTGCACCAAGTGTGACcaccagctgttctccagccGCTCCAAGTACGAGCACTCGTCTCCGTGGCCGGCCTTCACGGAGACCATCCACGAGGACAGCGTGTCCAAATACAAGGAGAGACCGGGAGCGTACAAG GTGAGCTGTGGGAAGTGTGGAAATGGACTGGGCCATGAGTTTGTCAATGACGGGCCAGCCAAAGGGTCGTCTCGCTTCTGAATATTCAGCAGCTCACTGAAGTTCGTCcctaaag ATAAGGTTGATGGACAGTAA